From the Natronogracilivirga saccharolytica genome, one window contains:
- the accC gene encoding acetyl-CoA carboxylase biotin carboxylase subunit has product MFDKILIANRGEIALRIIRTCREMGIKTVAVYSTADEKSLHVKFADEAVCIGPPAAKDSYLKIPRIIAAAEITDAKAIHPGYGFLAENAEFSRICEEHNIKFIGPSPKMIDTMGNKSMARENMQKYGVPTIPGSTGIITSPEQAKKIAAEIGYPVIFKASAGGGGRGMRICSDESEIEKQLVAARNESEACFGSAEIYLEKFIVEPRHVEIQILGDRHGQVVHFGERDCSMQRRHQKMLEESPSPGMTPELREKMGQAAVNAAETIHYEGAGTIEFLLDRDKNFYFMEMNTRIQVEHPVTEEVTNEDLIQRQIEVAAGLPIQKKKLKMRGHAIECRINAEDPKFNFRPSAGKVKAFHLPGGHSVRVDTHVYAGYDVPPFYDSMIAKLIVSAPDRKQAIHRMKRALNEFVIEGIQTNIPYQLQLMDDPNFIAGKFDTKYLENQFKFNPDPT; this is encoded by the coding sequence ATGTTTGACAAAATTCTGATCGCCAACCGTGGCGAAATTGCACTGCGAATCATCCGCACTTGCCGGGAAATGGGCATCAAGACCGTTGCCGTTTACTCCACGGCGGATGAAAAAAGCCTGCATGTCAAGTTCGCTGACGAGGCTGTCTGCATTGGTCCGCCTGCTGCGAAGGACAGCTACCTGAAAATTCCCAGAATTATTGCTGCAGCGGAAATCACCGATGCCAAAGCCATCCACCCCGGATACGGATTTCTTGCCGAAAACGCTGAGTTTTCCAGGATTTGCGAAGAGCACAACATCAAGTTTATCGGTCCTTCCCCGAAAATGATCGACACCATGGGCAACAAATCCATGGCGCGGGAAAATATGCAGAAATACGGCGTGCCTACAATTCCGGGAAGTACCGGCATCATTACATCGCCGGAACAGGCGAAAAAAATTGCCGCCGAAATCGGCTATCCCGTAATTTTCAAGGCTTCCGCCGGTGGTGGCGGACGGGGGATGCGTATCTGCTCCGATGAAAGTGAAATTGAAAAGCAGCTTGTTGCCGCAAGAAATGAATCAGAGGCTTGCTTTGGAAGCGCCGAAATCTATCTCGAAAAATTCATTGTCGAACCACGGCATGTCGAAATTCAGATACTTGGTGACCGCCACGGCCAGGTGGTCCATTTTGGTGAACGAGACTGTTCCATGCAGCGCCGTCATCAGAAGATGCTTGAAGAGTCCCCCTCACCCGGCATGACTCCGGAACTGCGTGAAAAAATGGGACAGGCAGCCGTAAATGCCGCTGAAACCATTCATTATGAAGGCGCGGGGACCATCGAATTTCTGCTGGACCGGGACAAAAATTTCTATTTCATGGAGATGAACACCCGGATACAGGTGGAGCATCCGGTTACAGAGGAAGTCACCAATGAAGATCTTATTCAGCGTCAGATTGAAGTGGCCGCAGGGCTGCCCATCCAGAAGAAAAAGCTCAAAATGCGTGGCCATGCCATTGAATGCAGGATCAATGCAGAGGATCCGAAGTTCAATTTCCGTCCTTCAGCCGGCAAGGTAAAGGCGTTTCATCTGCCGGGCGGTCACAGTGTCCGTGTCGATACGCACGTTTATGCCGGATATGATGTGCCTCCGTTTTATGACTCCATGATCGCCAAACTGATTGTCAGTGCGCCGGACCGCAAGCAGGCCATACACCGCATGAAGCGCGCCCTGAACGAGTTCGTCATTGAAGGTATTCAAACCAACATTCCATATCAGCTTCAGCTGATGGATGACCCGAATTTCATTGCCGGCAAATTCGATACAAAGTATCTTGAGAATCAATTCAAGTTCAATCCCGATCCAACATAA
- the gcvH gene encoding glycine cleavage system protein GcvH: MNHPKELKYTKEHEWVRDNGDGTATVGITDFAQSELGDIVFVEIDKVGESVDKDDTFGTVEAVKTVSELYMPVSGEILEWNEGLEDDPELINNDPYGEGWLIKIKMSDTSQLDSLLSVDDYNEIIA, encoded by the coding sequence ATGAACCATCCGAAAGAATTGAAATACACCAAAGAGCATGAATGGGTACGTGACAACGGGGATGGAACCGCCACAGTCGGTATCACCGATTTTGCCCAAAGTGAGCTCGGCGACATTGTTTTCGTGGAAATTGACAAAGTCGGCGAATCCGTCGACAAGGATGACACTTTCGGCACCGTGGAAGCGGTCAAAACCGTTTCCGAACTCTACATGCCTGTCTCCGGCGAAATTCTCGAATGGAATGAAGGACTGGAGGATGACCCCGAGCTTATCAACAACGATCCTTACGGCGAGGGCTGGCTGATCAAAATCAAAATGAGTGATACCTCACAGCTGGATTCGCTGCTCTCTGTAGATGATTACAACGAGATCATTGCCTGA
- the guaA gene encoding glutamine-hydrolyzing GMP synthase, with protein sequence MTGITSPEQEWILILDYGSQYNQLIARRIRENQVYCEIHPFDTDLKQFSARPPGGIILSGGPMSVNDPDAPAFNKEVLDLNVPVLGICYGLQAMAHHLKPGSVSNAEKREYGRAKISVIKRNALFAGIPDENTVWMSHGDHIIHLPDSFDVIARTDNAPVAAVKDHTRPVYGVQFHPEVVHTEHGRDILHNFVRKICGLKGYWTPESFVDSTIKRIREQAGDGKVICGLSGGVDSTVAATLLHRAIGDRLLCVFVNNGVLRKNEFSDVQHLYTEKLKLPVKAVDASDLFLDRLKGVSDPEKKRKIIGNTFIEVFDNAVSEENGFTHLAQGTLYPDVIESVSFRGPSVTIKSHHNVGGLPEKMNLKLLEPLRELFKDEVRKVGAALDIPFDFLGRHPFPGPGLSIRILSDVTREKVRLLQEADAIYIEELRSHNLYDSVWQAFVVLLPVQSVGVMGDERTYEFVVGLRAVTSVDGMTADWAHLPYDFLAKVSNRIINEVKGINRVVYDISSKPPATIEWE encoded by the coding sequence ATGACAGGAATTACCAGTCCGGAGCAAGAATGGATACTTATACTGGATTACGGTTCCCAGTATAATCAGCTGATTGCCCGTCGCATACGGGAAAACCAGGTGTACTGTGAAATACACCCCTTTGACACCGATCTGAAGCAGTTTTCCGCCCGGCCGCCCGGCGGAATCATCCTTTCAGGCGGACCAATGAGTGTCAATGATCCCGATGCACCGGCATTCAACAAGGAAGTACTGGATCTGAACGTGCCGGTCCTGGGTATCTGCTACGGATTGCAGGCAATGGCTCACCACCTGAAGCCCGGCTCCGTCAGCAATGCAGAAAAGCGGGAATATGGCAGGGCAAAAATCAGCGTAATCAAAAGGAATGCCCTGTTTGCAGGAATTCCCGATGAAAATACCGTCTGGATGAGTCATGGTGACCACATCATCCACCTGCCGGACAGCTTTGATGTCATCGCCCGGACAGACAATGCTCCGGTAGCCGCCGTTAAAGATCATACCCGGCCAGTTTACGGCGTACAGTTTCATCCGGAGGTGGTGCATACCGAACACGGCCGTGACATACTCCACAATTTTGTGCGCAAAATTTGCGGCCTGAAGGGTTACTGGACGCCGGAATCTTTTGTCGACAGCACCATTAAACGGATCCGTGAGCAGGCCGGCGACGGCAAAGTCATATGCGGATTGTCCGGCGGGGTGGACTCTACCGTAGCCGCAACGCTTTTGCACCGCGCTATCGGCGACCGACTGTTATGCGTTTTTGTAAACAACGGCGTACTGCGAAAAAATGAATTTTCCGATGTACAGCATCTTTATACCGAAAAGCTGAAACTCCCGGTCAAGGCTGTGGATGCGTCCGACCTGTTTCTCGACCGTCTGAAAGGAGTAAGCGATCCGGAAAAAAAACGGAAGATCATCGGCAATACCTTTATTGAAGTATTCGACAATGCCGTCAGCGAGGAAAATGGATTTACCCATCTGGCACAGGGCACACTTTACCCCGATGTTATCGAGAGCGTTTCATTTCGCGGTCCTTCCGTTACCATCAAATCGCATCACAATGTTGGCGGGCTGCCTGAAAAAATGAACCTGAAGCTTCTGGAGCCGCTCCGGGAACTGTTTAAAGATGAGGTTCGCAAAGTCGGCGCCGCCCTCGATATTCCTTTCGATTTTCTTGGACGCCACCCCTTTCCCGGTCCCGGACTATCGATCAGAATTCTTTCCGACGTCACCCGCGAGAAAGTCCGCCTGCTTCAGGAAGCCGATGCCATCTACATCGAAGAACTGCGCTCACATAACCTGTATGATTCGGTCTGGCAGGCCTTTGTGGTCCTGCTCCCGGTTCAGAGTGTGGGAGTAATGGGAGACGAGCGCACCTATGAGTTTGTGGTCGGCCTGCGGGCTGTTACAAGTGTAGACGGAATGACGGCCGACTGGGCCCACCTCCCATACGATTTTCTTGCAAAGGTATCCAACCGGATCATCAACGAGGTCAAAGGTATCAACAGGGTTGTCTACGATATCAGCTCCAAGCCCCCGGCAACGATCGAGTGGGAATAG
- a CDS encoding ABC transporter substrate-binding protein, protein MNNHRYLSGLFSIIFFGGLLLFSGLTANGSAGITGMSGGTEATDTDDRFEKGMDHYRNAQFDSAAYFFSGLETPEAKLFLGKSYFALSEYPKAKNKLRQLTRDDDPRLHDEARYTLSLADFQTRQYGKSLDKLYNLKSRPAYQDLHEDAEILYDQIIGYLTTGQRRKAFMQSEYPRVQFDLLRYGLDYMARPEASELYSTLENYFHDTIDTNMVAALKRRIDRLPEQRSASARYGPAPEGIVYNIGVLLPETESESREWRVARSLYNGYLLAAEEFNRENDDKHIRLHHVTTSDTALTNKAAMAKMAWKYHADAVIGPLFSEAAYEIRDLAEYYQIPVIPPLANADTLNIENPYIYQINPTFEVRGKAMARFAVNKLELDTLAVITQSNQPVVREAQAFRNEAEKLGAKVVHYFSENFEETAFDVDHITPWFARSERHLGRGVDPDDYPLVPIKGLYLSVTGSGSDQLIDIILTDLQANRSEVTILGNEEMSHVDLSDDRRRYFDIYYSDFFHTDEDKRATRRFQDNYQSLTGSGADNFAHLGYDVATYLFKSLTELQNPGRIKPRLRHLPEYEGVITNIDFQGSHINNYLHFLHVTRDETILYVPEKDEDEDDEDEDNGDNDGNTDE, encoded by the coding sequence ATGAACAACCACCGTTATTTGTCCGGTCTCTTTTCCATCATTTTTTTCGGCGGATTGCTGCTTTTTTCAGGTCTGACTGCAAATGGTTCTGCGGGGATTACCGGCATGTCCGGCGGCACAGAAGCAACCGATACCGATGACCGCTTCGAGAAAGGAATGGATCATTACCGGAATGCTCAGTTTGACTCAGCGGCATATTTTTTCTCCGGCCTGGAGACTCCTGAAGCAAAGCTTTTCCTGGGCAAAAGCTACTTTGCCCTCAGCGAGTACCCAAAAGCCAAAAACAAGCTTCGCCAGCTGACACGGGATGATGATCCCCGGCTGCATGATGAGGCCCGCTATACACTGTCACTTGCCGATTTTCAGACCCGCCAGTACGGAAAAAGTCTTGATAAGCTGTACAATCTCAAATCCCGTCCTGCCTACCAGGATCTGCATGAAGATGCCGAAATTCTCTATGATCAGATCATAGGGTACCTCACAACCGGACAACGCCGCAAGGCATTTATGCAGAGTGAGTATCCGAGGGTGCAGTTTGATCTGCTGCGTTACGGGCTGGACTACATGGCCAGACCGGAAGCATCAGAGCTGTACAGTACACTTGAGAATTATTTCCATGACACCATCGATACCAATATGGTAGCCGCTCTGAAAAGACGGATCGACCGGTTGCCGGAGCAGAGAAGTGCATCGGCCAGATACGGGCCCGCTCCTGAAGGCATCGTCTACAATATCGGAGTGCTGCTTCCTGAAACGGAAAGCGAATCAAGAGAGTGGCGTGTGGCGCGGTCTCTGTATAACGGATACCTGCTTGCAGCCGAAGAATTCAACAGAGAGAATGACGACAAGCATATCCGTCTGCATCATGTAACAACTTCCGATACTGCACTCACAAACAAGGCGGCGATGGCAAAAATGGCCTGGAAATATCATGCTGACGCGGTAATCGGGCCGCTGTTTTCCGAGGCGGCTTATGAAATCCGGGACCTTGCCGAATATTATCAAATACCCGTCATCCCGCCACTTGCCAATGCGGATACCCTGAACATCGAAAATCCATACATCTACCAAATTAACCCGACATTCGAAGTCAGAGGCAAGGCCATGGCGCGCTTTGCCGTAAACAAACTGGAGCTGGATACACTGGCCGTGATCACCCAGAGCAACCAGCCTGTGGTCCGCGAAGCCCAGGCTTTCAGAAATGAAGCCGAAAAACTGGGAGCCAAGGTGGTGCATTACTTCAGTGAAAATTTTGAAGAGACCGCTTTTGATGTCGATCATATCACTCCCTGGTTTGCACGGAGCGAGCGGCATCTGGGAAGAGGTGTAGACCCTGATGACTATCCTCTTGTACCGATAAAAGGACTCTATCTTTCGGTAACCGGATCAGGGTCGGATCAGCTCATTGATATCATATTGACAGACCTTCAGGCGAACCGGAGCGAGGTTACGATACTTGGAAACGAGGAGATGTCACATGTCGACCTGAGCGATGATAGACGCCGCTATTTTGACATATATTACAGTGATTTTTTCCACACCGATGAAGATAAACGGGCAACCCGCAGATTTCAGGACAACTACCAGTCACTCACCGGCTCCGGCGCCGACAACTTTGCGCACCTTGGCTATGATGTGGCCACATATCTTTTCAAGAGCCTGACTGAATTGCAGAATCCCGGAAGAATCAAGCCGCGCCTGCGTCATTTGCCTGAATACGAAGGAGTGATTACAAACATCGACTTCCAGGGCTCTCACATCAATAATTATCTCCATTTTCTGCATGTCACCAGAGATGAAACCATTCTTTATGTCCCTGAAAAAGATGAGGATGAGGATGATGAAGACGAAGATAACGGTGATAATGACGGGAATACGGATGAATGA
- a CDS encoding DUF2179 domain-containing protein, which translates to MEILDIFTFEFSWFGWVILPLLILIARVVDVTLGTLRIIFVSRGMRKIAPLIGFFESLIWLVAIGQIMQSLTNAGLYLAYATGFALGNYVGIYLEEKIAMGLICVRTITNEDATELIDYLKEKEFGVTSISASGVSGQVRLILSVIKRRDLQEMIGIINEKMPKAFISVEDVRSASEGYFPQKKISLFSRLPIMRK; encoded by the coding sequence ATGGAAATACTGGATATTTTTACGTTCGAATTCAGCTGGTTCGGCTGGGTCATTTTGCCCCTGCTGATACTCATTGCGAGAGTTGTCGATGTGACCCTTGGAACACTCCGGATTATATTTGTATCCCGGGGAATGAGGAAAATTGCCCCGCTGATCGGTTTTTTTGAATCGCTGATCTGGCTGGTGGCCATAGGGCAGATCATGCAAAGCCTGACCAATGCCGGACTCTATCTGGCATATGCAACCGGATTTGCACTTGGCAATTATGTCGGAATATATCTGGAAGAAAAAATCGCCATGGGACTGATATGCGTCCGCACGATTACCAACGAAGATGCTACCGAACTGATCGACTATCTGAAGGAAAAAGAGTTCGGGGTGACATCAATATCGGCAAGTGGTGTCAGCGGTCAGGTACGTCTTATACTGAGCGTAATAAAGCGTCGGGACCTGCAGGAAATGATCGGAATTATCAATGAAAAAATGCCGAAAGCCTTCATTTCAGTAGAGGATGTCCGCTCTGCCAGCGAAGGGTACTTCCCGCAGAAAAAAATCAGCCTGTTTTCCAGGCTTCCGATAATGCGAAAATAA
- a CDS encoding DUF3096 domain-containing protein: protein MNSNTGKRRVFHALLAIVTGVLVMLWPDALYYIIGSYLIATGLVFLVFKAPAVIVAASVVTGIFIFVFPSFIPYFFAFFLLVIGIGSLLSGGFTLFAVIPLLAAVLLISFPDIISIIVAAFLLLYGITTIIAMIRSRRNEKEIIEVY, encoded by the coding sequence ATGAATTCCAATACAGGTAAGCGCCGTGTATTTCACGCACTGCTGGCCATCGTGACAGGCGTGCTTGTCATGCTCTGGCCGGATGCGCTGTACTACATCATTGGCAGTTACCTGATTGCAACCGGTCTTGTTTTTCTGGTGTTCAAGGCTCCCGCTGTGATTGTTGCGGCATCCGTGGTGACCGGTATATTCATTTTTGTTTTTCCCTCGTTTATACCTTATTTCTTTGCTTTTTTTCTTCTGGTTATAGGAATCGGTTCCCTGCTTAGTGGCGGATTTACCCTGTTTGCTGTTATTCCGCTGCTGGCGGCAGTATTGCTCATTTCGTTTCCGGATATCATATCCATCATTGTTGCGGCATTTCTGCTGCTTTACGGGATAACAACCATCATTGCGATGATCCGGTCCAGGCGAAATGAAAAAGAGATCATTGAAGTTTATTAG
- the accB gene encoding acetyl-CoA carboxylase biotin carboxyl carrier protein, with product MDLKTVKNLLNLISESDVNEVEIEEGDFKIKVKKQADTIYKSESAPVYAGSQAGAGYQMTQQAPQPSPENAPPQQPVANQPQPTAESTSEDDKYITIKSPIVGTFYRSPSPESDAFVEIGDSVSKGDVLCIVEAMKIMNEIESEHSGKIVQILADNSQPVEYDQPLFLIDPS from the coding sequence ATGGATTTAAAAACCGTAAAAAACCTGCTTAACCTGATTTCCGAGAGTGATGTCAATGAGGTGGAAATTGAGGAGGGAGACTTTAAAATCAAAGTCAAAAAACAGGCTGATACCATATACAAGAGCGAATCTGCACCCGTTTACGCGGGAAGCCAGGCCGGTGCCGGGTATCAGATGACTCAGCAGGCCCCGCAGCCGTCTCCTGAAAATGCTCCTCCGCAGCAGCCGGTTGCAAATCAGCCGCAGCCGACAGCTGAGAGTACCTCTGAAGATGACAAATACATCACCATAAAATCACCCATAGTAGGAACCTTCTACCGGTCGCCTTCACCCGAATCAGATGCATTCGTTGAAATTGGCGATTCCGTTTCCAAGGGAGATGTCCTTTGCATAGTGGAGGCCATGAAAATCATGAATGAGATTGAGTCGGAGCACTCCGGAAAGATCGTACAGATTCTGGCGGATAATTCCCAGCCGGTTGAGTACGACCAGCCGCTATTTCTCATTGATCCCTCCTGA
- a CDS encoding Ig-like domain-containing protein: MHRFLFFLLIVSTAFLLVECATPTQPSGGPADRTPPEVVETDPPSGTTMFDGDRITFQFSKYVDRDSFREAFQMEPDVDIEYDISFRRRSVRVTFEDPLPDTTTIIFTLGTDLSDTRNNRINSPYQLAISTGPDIDEGKITARVRDAGTGEGKRGERVVLYRYPVDLETGADYVAQADSAGVVSFNYLREGKYKAFWLDDRNRNRRWDRDREDAQPFRTDTIGLGRADELDIGTVFVTREDTIPPRLQGVGMLSEVRLRLRFSEEVMIEDDALLEITDTGGQFITDAIPLYVDEQDQGIILAQSPEPLPDGVSYKLQMQGITDLAGNTAESDVEEFPGSDEADTTFARYIGNDTRHGITPDEPLVFRYARLLDDSPDVLDSLIVVESQTTHSPWPHAEIRDNLLFVYPDGEWSSSESYEIRVWDEADMSRRTIQPQIHYEDDMGGMNVIIEEDENGEIEKDTLTYRVRIIDERGHVVRDEEMTGEREFEKLPPGNYVVKVFEIRDDSRNWDPGRVDPFRKPALYFIQEDVPVERGLTGQVYVEF, translated from the coding sequence ATGCACCGATTTTTATTCTTTCTTCTGATTGTCAGCACAGCATTTTTATTGGTGGAGTGCGCCACGCCCACGCAGCCTTCCGGTGGACCTGCCGACCGCACTCCTCCGGAAGTAGTGGAAACCGACCCGCCGTCCGGCACCACTATGTTTGACGGTGACCGGATCACCTTTCAGTTTTCAAAGTATGTTGACCGTGACAGTTTCCGGGAGGCCTTTCAGATGGAACCGGATGTCGACATAGAATATGATATCAGTTTCCGGCGCAGGTCGGTCAGGGTTACATTTGAAGATCCGTTGCCGGATACAACCACCATCATTTTCACTTTGGGAACCGATCTTTCCGATACCCGCAACAACAGAATCAATTCCCCTTACCAGCTTGCCATTTCCACCGGACCTGATATCGACGAAGGGAAGATAACGGCCAGGGTCAGGGATGCCGGCACCGGTGAGGGCAAGAGGGGCGAGCGGGTGGTGCTCTACCGCTATCCTGTCGATCTTGAAACCGGCGCCGATTATGTAGCCCAGGCTGATTCTGCCGGTGTGGTCAGCTTCAATTATCTTCGTGAAGGCAAGTACAAGGCGTTCTGGCTCGATGACCGGAACAGAAACCGCAGATGGGATCGTGACCGCGAAGACGCCCAGCCGTTTCGCACAGATACCATCGGGCTTGGGAGAGCAGATGAGCTGGATATCGGCACGGTTTTCGTAACCCGTGAGGACACCATCCCCCCGAGACTCCAGGGAGTGGGAATGCTTTCTGAAGTGCGCTTGAGGCTGCGGTTCAGCGAAGAGGTGATGATCGAAGATGATGCACTGCTGGAAATTACAGATACCGGCGGGCAGTTCATAACCGATGCCATCCCGCTTTATGTAGATGAACAGGATCAGGGCATCATACTTGCCCAGTCACCTGAGCCGCTTCCCGACGGCGTGTCATACAAACTGCAGATGCAGGGTATAACCGACCTGGCCGGAAACACGGCTGAATCGGATGTTGAAGAGTTTCCGGGGTCGGATGAAGCCGACACGACGTTTGCACGCTATATTGGCAACGATACCAGGCATGGAATTACTCCGGATGAACCCCTCGTCTTTCGGTATGCAAGACTCCTGGATGATTCTCCGGATGTGCTGGACTCACTTATTGTGGTGGAAAGCCAGACGACCCACAGCCCGTGGCCGCACGCCGAAATAAGGGATAATCTGCTGTTTGTGTATCCTGACGGGGAGTGGAGCAGCAGCGAATCATATGAGATACGCGTCTGGGATGAAGCGGATATGAGCCGCAGAACGATTCAGCCTCAGATTCATTACGAAGACGACATGGGCGGGATGAATGTGATCATTGAAGAGGATGAAAACGGTGAAATCGAAAAGGATACCCTCACCTATCGCGTCCGCATTATCGATGAACGGGGCCATGTTGTGCGTGATGAGGAAATGACCGGGGAACGGGAGTTCGAAAAGCTGCCGCCGGGAAATTATGTGGTGAAGGTATTCGAAATAAGGGATGATTCACGAAACTGGGATCCCGGACGGGTTGATCCGTTCCGGAAGCCGGCTCTGTATTTTATACAGGAAGATGTGCCGGTGGAGCGCGGGCTGACCGGCCAGGTATATGTTGAATTTTAG
- the mltG gene encoding endolytic transglycosylase MltG — protein MLSRNKVMMFISGFNHLQLREWAAGVLVLLLAFVLVFSSRTYRLNSDSAIQAPPATVLLIDERIQLDELISLLEESGISFDADELRWASGIVGLRNFSTGRYEFDGGISYPEFLNKLAMGLQDPMTLRIPPGADKERLKERIASQMQFEADDLAAAMSDTSILNRYGIEAHELYGRIIGDSYEVYWTTSPERLVNRLLSEFERRIMESYADRMDELGLSADEVTTLASIIEWEAKYDDEKPAISGLYWNRLDSRWRLQADPTVNYAKGTRSRLVYADYRIDHPYNTYRIHGLPPGPITNPSYSSLRAALYPEDHDYMFMVARPDGYHAFSRTYAEHRRKSREWTDWLREQRMKQAEMEREEAARQGAAAD, from the coding sequence ATGCTTTCAAGAAATAAGGTGATGATGTTTATATCAGGTTTCAACCATTTGCAACTCAGGGAATGGGCTGCCGGTGTGCTGGTTCTCTTACTGGCTTTTGTTTTGGTTTTCTCTTCACGGACATACCGTCTCAACTCTGATTCAGCCATTCAGGCGCCGCCCGCTACCGTGCTGCTCATCGATGAGAGAATACAATTGGATGAGTTGATTTCCCTTTTGGAAGAAAGCGGCATTTCCTTTGATGCAGATGAATTGCGGTGGGCCTCAGGCATTGTGGGGTTGCGGAATTTCAGCACCGGCCGGTATGAATTTGACGGAGGCATTAGCTACCCTGAGTTCCTCAACAAACTTGCCATGGGCCTGCAGGATCCCATGACGCTTCGCATACCTCCCGGCGCTGACAAGGAGAGACTGAAAGAGCGCATAGCCTCTCAGATGCAGTTTGAAGCCGATGATCTTGCAGCAGCCATGTCCGACACAAGCATACTGAACCGGTATGGCATTGAGGCGCATGAACTTTACGGGCGGATTATAGGTGATTCCTATGAAGTCTACTGGACCACCTCGCCTGAGCGTCTTGTCAACAGACTGCTTTCGGAGTTTGAAAGGCGGATTATGGAAAGTTACGCTGACCGGATGGATGAGCTTGGCCTTAGTGCCGATGAAGTTACAACACTGGCATCCATCATAGAGTGGGAAGCTAAATATGACGATGAGAAACCGGCTATCAGCGGCCTTTACTGGAACCGGCTGGACAGTAGATGGCGTCTGCAGGCTGATCCGACAGTCAATTACGCGAAAGGGACAAGAAGCAGGCTGGTGTATGCCGACTACAGAATCGATCACCCGTATAACACCTATCGCATTCACGGTCTTCCGCCCGGACCAATTACTAATCCTTCGTACTCATCACTGCGTGCCGCACTATATCCGGAAGATCACGATTACATGTTCATGGTGGCACGGCCCGACGGTTACCATGCGTTCTCAAGAACATATGCCGAACATCGGCGGAAGAGCAGGGAGTGGACCGACTGGCTCCGGGAGCAGCGTATGAAGCAGGCAGAGATGGAGAGGGAAGAAGCAGCACGGCAGGGAGCAGCGGCAGACTGA